One segment of Virgibacillus doumboii DNA contains the following:
- a CDS encoding PH domain-containing protein, giving the protein MMSEPKRLHPAAIFFNFIRVMREALFAIILGFITFKDEGFLYFILGASGLTILFLVFSIWSWFRYTYRIEDDELRIEYGIFIRKKRYISKNRIQSIDLTSSVVHRIFKLTRVQIETAGSSTGAEASLKAVKLAEGEALRDELKSTRGQLTEVEEESTDETKTYPSQMIKFKRLFIAGSTSGSIGVIFALLAFGFSELEQFIPDHYYDNTVEWVIGLSIVLMISLAVVTLLLLWLLGIAGTMIKYGKFTITKYENELFITRGLLEKKQLTIPLNRIQAVGIEESLIRQPLGYVTLYAEVAGGSLDKGEDFSSVLFPILKADEVEEFLNTFLPEYTGIRQELTPLPKRARKFYITRSVLPFLVLAVAVWFIFPQLIWVPVFLLAVSLYLGILRHKDGGFQQDGKQLTIRFRTFSRNTIIMYHKRIQAFEKKQHRVHVKTGLATMRLSIIGKMGMGKHFTIKELEESHTDQLADWYSYRD; this is encoded by the coding sequence ATGATGTCTGAACCAAAGCGATTACACCCGGCAGCTATATTTTTTAATTTTATTCGAGTAATGCGTGAGGCATTGTTTGCAATAATCCTCGGGTTCATTACGTTTAAGGATGAAGGATTTTTATATTTTATATTAGGCGCATCCGGTCTTACTATTTTATTTCTTGTTTTTAGTATTTGGTCATGGTTCCGTTATACATACCGCATAGAAGATGATGAACTCCGTATCGAGTATGGTATTTTTATTCGAAAAAAACGGTATATATCGAAAAACCGGATCCAGTCAATCGATTTGACGTCCAGTGTGGTACACCGGATTTTTAAATTGACAAGGGTGCAAATTGAGACAGCGGGGAGCAGTACCGGTGCAGAGGCTTCGCTCAAAGCAGTAAAACTGGCAGAAGGGGAAGCTTTGCGAGATGAATTAAAATCAACCCGCGGCCAGCTAACTGAAGTGGAAGAGGAATCCACAGATGAGACAAAGACATACCCATCACAAATGATTAAATTTAAACGACTGTTTATCGCCGGTTCCACTTCAGGGAGCATTGGGGTAATATTTGCGCTCTTGGCATTTGGTTTTTCAGAGCTTGAGCAATTCATCCCTGACCATTATTATGATAATACAGTGGAATGGGTTATCGGTTTGAGCATTGTGTTAATGATTAGTTTAGCTGTCGTTACGCTTCTTTTACTCTGGCTGCTTGGTATTGCCGGAACAATGATTAAATATGGCAAGTTTACGATAACCAAATATGAAAATGAATTATTTATTACACGTGGGCTGTTGGAGAAAAAACAGCTTACGATCCCCTTGAACCGAATTCAGGCTGTAGGAATTGAGGAGAGTCTGATACGTCAGCCGCTTGGATATGTAACCCTTTATGCGGAAGTTGCCGGCGGTTCATTGGATAAAGGGGAAGATTTTTCATCGGTATTGTTTCCAATCTTGAAAGCCGATGAAGTGGAAGAATTTTTAAATACGTTTTTACCGGAATACACAGGCATCAGGCAGGAGTTAACACCTCTGCCAAAACGGGCAAGGAAATTTTACATCACACGATCTGTATTGCCGTTTCTTGTTTTAGCCGTAGCTGTGTGGTTTATTTTTCCACAATTGATCTGGGTACCTGTTTTTCTGCTGGCAGTCAGTCTGTATTTAGGTATTTTACGGCATAAAGATGGCGGCTTTCAACAGGATGGAAAACAATTAACAATCAGGTTCCGTACGTTCAGCAGGAATACAATCATCATGTATCATAAACGCATTCAGGCATTTGAGAAAAAACAGCATCGGGTGCATGTGAAGACAGGCCTTGCCACAATGCGGTTGTCGATAATCGGGAAAATGGGAATGGGAAAACATTTTACCATTAAAGAACTGGAAGAATCGCATACAGATCAGTTAGCAGACTGGTATTCATATCGGGACTAA
- a CDS encoding DEAD/DEAH box helicase — MTTFNELSISQPIMKALERMGFEEATPIQAETIPLAMQGNDVIGQAQTGTGKTAAFGIPMIEKIDQKQKKIQGLVVAPTRELAIQVAEEINRLGKIKGVRAMSVFGGQHMERQIRALKDGPQIVVATPGRLLDHMRRKTIRTDNVQTAVLDEADEMLNMGFIDDIRDILKNIPEARQTLLFSATMPKEIRDIATNLMKSPKEVKVKAKEMTVENIDQFFIEVPEKYKFDTLTNHLDINAPKLAIVFSRTKKRVDEITEGLQARGFRAEGIHGDLTQGKRMSVLNKFKNSRVDVLVATDVAARGLDITGVTHVYNFDIPQDPESYVHRIGRTGRAGRTGEAISFVTPREIPHLQLIEKTTKSKMKRIVPPTNQEAQRGQQQVAVDKLLSTIEKKDLNAYHEAANEILEEHDSITVIAAALKMLTKERRNTPVSISSVAPISVKKAQQSKGNKNRRTNNKKFYGKRSQGGRNQGGRNQGGRNRKGNFQKRRNHKHNS, encoded by the coding sequence GTGACAACATTTAACGAACTAAGTATATCACAGCCCATTATGAAGGCTTTGGAACGAATGGGTTTTGAGGAAGCAACACCAATCCAGGCTGAAACGATACCACTTGCTATGCAGGGGAACGATGTGATTGGACAAGCACAGACAGGTACCGGAAAAACAGCAGCATTTGGTATCCCGATGATCGAAAAAATCGATCAAAAGCAGAAAAAGATTCAGGGACTGGTGGTTGCCCCGACAAGAGAACTGGCAATCCAGGTCGCTGAAGAAATTAACCGTCTCGGCAAAATAAAAGGTGTTCGTGCCATGTCGGTATTCGGCGGTCAGCATATGGAACGACAAATCCGGGCGTTGAAGGATGGACCGCAAATTGTCGTTGCAACACCTGGAAGACTGCTGGACCATATGCGCAGAAAAACAATTCGTACCGATAATGTACAAACAGCAGTTTTGGATGAAGCGGATGAAATGCTTAACATGGGATTCATTGATGATATTCGCGATATCCTGAAAAATATCCCGGAAGCAAGACAAACATTGTTATTTTCAGCAACAATGCCGAAAGAAATTCGTGATATTGCAACAAATCTGATGAAAAGTCCAAAAGAAGTAAAAGTAAAAGCAAAAGAAATGACAGTAGAAAATATTGACCAGTTTTTCATCGAAGTACCGGAGAAATATAAATTCGATACATTAACGAACCATTTGGATATTAATGCCCCTAAACTGGCTATTGTTTTCAGCCGTACGAAAAAACGGGTGGATGAAATTACGGAAGGCTTGCAGGCAAGAGGATTTCGTGCAGAAGGTATTCACGGGGATCTGACACAAGGAAAAAGAATGTCCGTATTAAACAAATTTAAAAACAGTCGGGTGGATGTATTGGTAGCAACCGATGTAGCAGCACGCGGACTTGATATAACTGGCGTCACGCACGTTTATAACTTTGATATCCCACAGGATCCGGAAAGTTATGTTCACCGGATCGGACGTACAGGCAGAGCAGGTCGGACCGGGGAAGCTATTTCTTTCGTAACACCGAGAGAAATCCCTCATCTGCAACTGATTGAAAAAACAACAAAAAGCAAAATGAAACGAATTGTGCCGCCAACCAATCAGGAAGCACAACGCGGCCAGCAGCAGGTAGCAGTGGATAAGCTGCTGAGTACAATCGAGAAAAAAGATTTAAATGCTTATCATGAAGCTGCCAACGAAATACTGGAGGAACATGATTCGATTACAGTAATTGCTGCAGCGTTGAAGATGCTTACCAAAGAGCGCCGCAATACGCCTGTAAGCATTTCGTCAGTTGCGCCAATCAGTGTGAAAAAAGCACAGCAGTCAAAAGGCAATAAGAACCGCAGAACCAATAATAAAAAGTTTTACGGAAAACGCAGCCAAGGCGGACGTAATCAAGGTGGCCGCAACCAGGGCGGACGAAATCGCAAAGGAAACTTTCAAAAGCGGAGAAATCATAAGCATAACAGCTAA
- a CDS encoding YppG family protein, with translation MFERPYYYSPPYADNAYYYQQNANHPGYNAVSPNHTAHFQTPFEMYSKPKLPVNWNPYFQSGGAVNSSPAPNNLLHYFQDNNGEMDLDKVLTTVGQLANTFQQISPVVKDVGSMMKKL, from the coding sequence ATGTTTGAAAGACCTTATTATTATTCACCGCCTTATGCCGATAATGCGTATTATTATCAGCAAAATGCAAATCATCCGGGTTACAATGCGGTAAGTCCCAATCATACTGCGCACTTTCAAACACCTTTTGAAATGTATTCCAAACCGAAGCTTCCGGTGAACTGGAATCCATATTTCCAGTCAGGTGGAGCGGTGAATTCCTCGCCAGCACCTAATAATTTACTGCATTATTTTCAGGATAATAATGGTGAAATGGATCTTGATAAAGTGTTGACCACAGTAGGACAATTGGCAAATACCTTTCAACAGATATCACCTGTTGTAAAAGATGTGGGATCCATGATGAAAAAGCTTTAA
- a CDS encoding phosphate/phosphite/phosphonate ABC transporter substrate-binding protein: MKKFYSLLLVLGLSLVLAACGSSEDADSADGNSGEGGGETPDTLVMGFVPSQDSDTIADTVKPLADQLSEVLGMPVEGKVMVDYNSLVEAMGANQVQIGFIPAFGYVLANEQYGVEVILKSERYGSGTYKAQYVVRADSGIESLEDLEGKVWAFADKGSTSGYLFPANQLMQKFGYDTAAELETDFFSGVQQAGGHDTAAIAVYEGDADVATTFDDVRTELEEEYPDVMEKLKVIGYSDDIPNDTISVTKELDDELVKKIKEAFLGFNENEEMIKIMNEVYNWDAIIEASDEEYQVVKDTYKKFKDNIEL; this comes from the coding sequence ATGAAGAAATTTTACAGTCTATTGCTTGTATTAGGCTTAAGTTTGGTATTGGCTGCATGCGGCAGCTCAGAGGATGCTGATTCAGCAGACGGTAATAGCGGTGAAGGCGGCGGTGAAACACCGGATACACTGGTTATGGGATTCGTTCCATCACAAGATTCTGATACGATTGCTGATACTGTAAAACCTTTGGCAGACCAATTATCTGAGGTTCTTGGCATGCCGGTCGAAGGAAAAGTTATGGTGGATTACAATTCCTTAGTAGAAGCAATGGGAGCCAATCAGGTACAGATAGGATTTATCCCTGCGTTTGGCTATGTGTTGGCTAACGAGCAATATGGTGTTGAAGTAATTCTGAAATCAGAACGCTACGGATCAGGTACATACAAAGCGCAATACGTTGTTCGTGCTGATTCCGGTATTGAATCATTGGAAGATTTAGAAGGTAAAGTTTGGGCATTTGCAGACAAAGGGTCAACTTCAGGATACCTGTTCCCTGCAAACCAATTAATGCAAAAATTTGGGTATGATACCGCAGCAGAACTGGAAACTGATTTCTTCTCTGGCGTTCAGCAGGCTGGTGGACACGATACAGCTGCGATTGCAGTATATGAAGGTGATGCAGACGTAGCAACTACCTTTGATGATGTTCGTACTGAGCTTGAAGAAGAATATCCAGATGTTATGGAAAAATTGAAAGTAATTGGTTACTCCGATGACATTCCAAACGATACCATTTCCGTAACCAAAGAACTTGATGACGAATTAGTTAAGAAAATCAAAGAGGCCTTCCTTGGATTCAATGAAAACGAGGAAATGATTAAAATCATGAATGAAGTATATAACTGGGATGCTATCATAGAAGCTTCTGATGAAGAGTACCAGGTTGTAAAAGATACGTATAAAAAGTTCAAGGATAACATCGAACTGTAA
- a CDS encoding PH domain-containing protein, whose product MRQPPINTIAEDAIKAWKITAWIFMGILWLATIALGVLTFIFDFSYWFAAGAVLISGISTYFFVFLLPVLRWRRWRYEVFEQEIYIQHGILIVKRTLVPMIRVQHVDTEQGPILKKYQLASVTISTAATTHEIPALLEEDASELRDRISSLARVDEDDV is encoded by the coding sequence ATGAGGCAGCCGCCAATCAATACAATAGCTGAAGATGCAATAAAAGCATGGAAAATAACCGCATGGATATTTATGGGGATTCTCTGGTTAGCTACGATAGCTTTAGGTGTACTTACGTTCATTTTTGATTTTTCCTATTGGTTTGCAGCAGGGGCTGTGCTGATCAGCGGGATATCTACATACTTCTTTGTGTTCCTGCTTCCGGTTTTACGCTGGAGGAGATGGCGTTATGAAGTGTTTGAACAGGAAATTTATATCCAGCATGGCATATTAATTGTGAAGCGTACGCTGGTCCCGATGATACGTGTGCAGCATGTGGACACGGAACAGGGGCCAATTTTGAAAAAGTATCAACTGGCAAGCGTGACCATTTCAACAGCAGCAACAACACATGAAATCCCGGCATTACTTGAAGAAGATGCTTCAGAGCTGCGCGACAGGATTTCATCGCTTGCAAGGGTGGATGAAGATGATGTCTGA
- the phnE gene encoding phosphonate ABC transporter, permease protein PhnE — protein sequence MTNQTNALSHGKNPPIYPVKTKVQITVIFFIVIGIYLFSMFWTQQQMVGGFGNALGNMAVVIEKFFPPNMSIIGAIWDPMAQTIQMAIIATTVAAILTVPLALLSAQNITTFKPLYYFTRTLLNILRTIPDLVLAVVFVGLFGIGLFPGIVALTVFSLGILAKLISETIESVDMNPLEAMRASGGNVYQVIFYGLVPQVLPQFTSFVLYVFEINIRASVVLGLVGAGGIGLVLDQQLSFYNYPNAMTIIIMIFVVVLVIEYISNKLREALI from the coding sequence GTGACAAATCAAACAAACGCTTTGTCTCACGGGAAAAATCCACCAATTTATCCAGTGAAAACAAAAGTACAGATTACTGTGATTTTTTTCATTGTAATTGGAATTTATCTGTTTAGTATGTTCTGGACACAACAGCAAATGGTCGGTGGATTTGGTAACGCACTTGGAAATATGGCTGTCGTTATCGAGAAATTTTTCCCGCCTAACATGAGTATAATAGGGGCTATTTGGGATCCAATGGCACAAACGATTCAGATGGCAATTATCGCTACAACAGTTGCAGCAATTTTAACCGTACCTTTGGCTTTATTATCTGCTCAAAATATTACAACGTTTAAACCGCTCTACTATTTTACGCGTACATTATTAAATATTTTACGTACAATTCCTGACCTGGTTTTAGCTGTTGTATTTGTTGGGTTGTTTGGAATCGGCCTGTTCCCTGGTATTGTTGCACTTACTGTCTTTTCGCTGGGCATCCTGGCCAAATTGATAAGTGAAACAATTGAATCAGTTGACATGAATCCCCTCGAAGCGATGCGTGCTTCCGGTGGTAATGTTTATCAGGTAATTTTTTATGGATTGGTGCCGCAAGTATTGCCACAGTTCACATCCTTTGTACTGTATGTATTTGAAATAAACATTCGTGCATCTGTTGTACTCGGACTTGTTGGCGCGGGTGGTATCGGACTGGTCCTTGACCAGCAGTTAAGCTTTTACAACTATCCGAATGCAATGACAATCATTATTATGATTTTTGTTGTTGTCCTGGTTATTGAGTATATAAGTAATAAGTTAAGGGAGGCATTGATATAA
- a CDS encoding glutaredoxin family protein translates to MSDNEIVVYISNDSSHCDRLITKLNEWEVDFQTKNVSENREYMKELQDKGVFGTPATIVGNEMILGSQINKIKYSLGLAANYSYYNSFHERYSN, encoded by the coding sequence ATGAGCGATAATGAAATTGTTGTTTATATAAGCAATGACAGTTCACATTGTGATCGGCTAATAACCAAGCTGAACGAATGGGAAGTAGATTTTCAAACTAAAAATGTATCCGAGAATCGTGAATATATGAAAGAACTGCAGGATAAAGGGGTGTTCGGAACACCCGCTACAATTGTGGGAAATGAGATGATTCTGGGTTCACAAATAAACAAGATAAAATATTCGTTGGGTTTGGCTGCTAACTATTCATATTACAATTCATTCCACGAACGCTATAGTAATTAG
- a CDS encoding DegV family protein, with translation MNIQLMTDGGADVPKHLSDSINLITVPLYLHFQDQQYKAGVTIDLETFNEKMKKSDELPRSSAPSPNDFYEAYKQVDKDSPIIMLSLTKGLSVTYENAVLGKNMLLEEEPDRKIEVINTKTASCGLALLLHEAKTKINENYSYEQLIDHLYERVEQTTTLFVLKTLENLILGGRLDKVRGTIAKTLNIKLLMKASEEGTIEVAEKVRGDKKSIRRFVEQIGEYTKDFEDKVISMTHCNAEDRAKKVLGEITTKYPFNDALLTEMGPLISTYAGNGGLVISFFKDKK, from the coding sequence ATGAATATTCAATTAATGACAGACGGGGGAGCGGACGTTCCCAAGCATTTGAGTGATTCGATTAACCTTATTACTGTGCCTCTTTATTTGCATTTTCAAGATCAACAATACAAAGCAGGGGTAACCATTGATCTGGAAACCTTCAATGAAAAAATGAAGAAATCCGATGAACTGCCGCGTTCGTCTGCACCCAGCCCAAACGATTTTTATGAAGCATATAAGCAGGTTGACAAGGATAGCCCCATCATTATGCTGAGTCTTACAAAAGGATTAAGTGTCACCTACGAAAATGCAGTTTTAGGTAAAAATATGCTCCTCGAGGAAGAACCTGACCGAAAAATTGAAGTAATTAATACAAAAACGGCATCATGCGGCCTTGCTCTTTTATTACATGAGGCCAAAACAAAGATAAATGAGAATTATTCTTATGAACAGCTTATCGATCATCTCTATGAACGGGTTGAACAGACAACAACATTATTTGTTTTGAAAACACTTGAAAATCTGATTCTCGGCGGACGCCTTGACAAAGTAAGAGGCACAATCGCGAAAACGCTCAATATCAAGTTATTAATGAAGGCAAGTGAAGAAGGTACAATCGAAGTAGCGGAAAAAGTTCGCGGGGATAAGAAGTCCATTCGAAGATTCGTTGAACAAATTGGTGAATATACCAAAGACTTTGAGGATAAAGTCATCTCGATGACACATTGCAATGCTGAAGATCGCGCAAAGAAAGTTCTTGGCGAAATCACTACTAAATATCCGTTCAACGATGCGTTATTAACCGAAATGGGACCATTAATTTCAACCTATGCCGGTAATGGCGGTCTCGTTATTTCTTTTTTCAAAGACAAAAAATAA
- a CDS encoding alpha/beta hydrolase: protein MVGCLIIHGYTGGPYEVEPLAAYLREQTDWYVEVPTLPGHGENLALENVSHKKWLTAAENSLKQLSEKVDKIYLIGFSMGGMIAAYLAAKHKIDKLVLLAPAGKFIS, encoded by the coding sequence ATGGTTGGGTGTCTGATAATACACGGGTATACAGGTGGACCGTATGAAGTCGAACCATTGGCAGCGTATCTGCGTGAGCAAACTGATTGGTATGTGGAAGTCCCTACATTACCAGGACATGGGGAAAATCTGGCGCTGGAAAATGTTTCTCACAAGAAATGGCTTACTGCTGCGGAAAATTCGTTAAAACAATTAAGTGAAAAAGTTGATAAAATCTACCTCATTGGTTTTTCCATGGGTGGAATGATTGCAGCTTATCTGGCTGCAAAGCATAAAATTGATAAACTGGTACTGTTAGCTCCTGCCGGTAAATTTATTTCTTAA
- a CDS encoding DMT family transporter, whose product MRLPPFNPYIAVVIGVIAVSSSAVLVKLAGEAPAAMIANYRLLFAVILMAPYVLIKHRHEFRFIQQKDWIFSSLAGVFLAFHFILWFESLNYTSVASSVVLVTLQPIFAFLGTYFFFKERFSPGAVISMVIAIMGSVIISWGDFQISGMALFGDMLALLGAITVTAYFLIGQQVRKQLSLMTYTFVVYGISSLTLILYNLISQNNFIGYAADTWLYFLALAIIPTFFGHTLFNWALKWLSTSTISMGIVFEPIGASILAYFILGETVTWSQWLGGSIVLFGLFLFIMSTTRKSKVTISETHNK is encoded by the coding sequence ATGCGTCTGCCTCCATTCAATCCATATATAGCGGTTGTAATTGGTGTTATAGCTGTTTCGTCTTCTGCAGTTCTGGTAAAGCTTGCCGGCGAAGCTCCCGCAGCCATGATAGCAAATTATCGTTTATTATTTGCGGTTATCCTTATGGCACCATATGTCCTGATTAAACATCGGCACGAATTTCGTTTTATTCAACAAAAAGATTGGATTTTTTCCTCCCTTGCCGGGGTTTTTTTAGCGTTTCATTTTATTCTCTGGTTCGAGTCTTTAAATTATACATCTGTGGCAAGCTCTGTCGTATTGGTAACATTACAGCCAATATTCGCCTTTCTTGGTACCTATTTCTTTTTCAAGGAACGTTTTTCACCAGGAGCGGTGATCAGTATGGTAATCGCAATTATGGGCAGTGTTATTATCAGCTGGGGTGATTTTCAAATAAGCGGGATGGCACTGTTTGGAGATATGCTTGCATTACTTGGTGCAATCACGGTAACAGCTTACTTCTTAATCGGTCAGCAGGTGAGAAAACAGCTGTCACTGATGACATATACGTTTGTCGTCTATGGTATCAGTTCTTTAACGCTGATCCTGTACAACCTGATTTCTCAAAATAACTTCATTGGATATGCAGCAGATACCTGGTTGTACTTCCTTGCCCTGGCCATTATCCCGACATTCTTTGGCCATACGTTATTTAACTGGGCACTGAAATGGTTAAGTACATCCACAATATCCATGGGAATCGTATTCGAACCAATTGGCGCTTCCATTCTGGCTTATTTTATTTTAGGTGAAACAGTCACATGGTCACAATGGCTCGGCGGATCAATTGTATTATTCGGGTTATTTTTATTCATCATGAGCACAACCCGCAAATCAAAGGTAACCATATCTGAAACGCATAATAAATAA
- the phnE gene encoding phosphonate ABC transporter, permease protein PhnE has protein sequence MATYSLPPKREKSLFIKIKRILILLAVVALYVWTFAGIDVDWGRAVERAASNFHRVIPKLFSPDWAAAGEVSVKILETVFIAFAGSLMAAVLAVPLGFLAAKNMSKIRIFSVVGKWILSAVRAFPDIILAILFVVAVGPNAFAGVLAIAIGSTGMLGKLYSEVVESIDMQIVEAMEANGANKVQALFYGVIPQIIPEFLSYAIYRFEIDIRASSILGIVGAGGIGTMIIFAANNRNWNEMGMILLAIIIVVTVIDFISARIRRKIV, from the coding sequence ATGGCTACTTATTCATTACCTCCAAAAAGAGAAAAATCGCTGTTCATCAAAATAAAACGGATACTTATTCTGCTGGCGGTTGTCGCTTTATACGTCTGGACTTTCGCAGGCATAGACGTTGATTGGGGACGTGCTGTTGAACGGGCTGCCAGTAACTTTCACCGGGTAATACCTAAATTGTTCAGCCCTGACTGGGCAGCAGCAGGAGAGGTATCGGTTAAAATTCTGGAAACTGTCTTCATCGCGTTTGCAGGGTCGTTAATGGCTGCTGTCCTTGCAGTTCCTTTGGGATTCCTTGCAGCGAAAAATATGTCCAAGATCCGAATATTTTCAGTGGTTGGTAAATGGATTTTATCAGCTGTTCGTGCTTTTCCAGATATTATTTTGGCAATTTTATTTGTTGTTGCAGTTGGTCCGAATGCGTTCGCAGGGGTACTCGCAATCGCAATTGGCTCAACGGGAATGCTTGGAAAACTTTACTCTGAAGTTGTTGAATCGATTGATATGCAGATCGTCGAGGCAATGGAAGCAAATGGTGCAAATAAAGTTCAGGCATTATTCTATGGTGTAATACCACAAATCATACCGGAGTTTTTATCATATGCAATCTACCGGTTCGAAATTGATATCCGTGCGTCATCCATCCTTGGTATCGTTGGTGCGGGTGGTATCGGTACGATGATTATCTTCGCCGCCAACAACCGGAATTGGAATGAAATGGGAATGATTCTACTGGCTATTATTATTGTCGTAACGGTTATCGACTTTATTTCTGCAAGAATCAGACGGAAAATTGTATAA
- the phnC gene encoding phosphonate ABC transporter ATP-binding protein: MIELKDVGLVYPNGTEGLKNVNVTIKDGEFVVIVGLSGAGKSTFIRSVNRLVTPTSGSLLIDDEDILSYKGSELRKLRTKIGMIFQNYNLVKRSNVLKNVLAGRLGHTGTLRSILNLYKKEDVGLAYESLKRVNIEEKLHNRADELSGGQQQRVSIARVLTQKPNYILADEPVASLDPPTSHQVMTYLKKINKEDNITTIVNLHFIDMAMEYADRIIGMRAGEVVFDGPVSEVTEKTFEEIYGRTIREDDLRGGANES; encoded by the coding sequence ATGATTGAACTTAAAGACGTTGGCCTTGTTTATCCTAACGGAACAGAAGGCTTGAAAAACGTAAATGTAACAATCAAGGATGGGGAATTTGTTGTAATCGTAGGCTTGTCAGGTGCGGGAAAATCCACTTTTATTCGAAGCGTTAACCGCCTGGTTACCCCGACTTCCGGGTCTCTTTTAATCGATGATGAGGATATTCTTTCTTACAAAGGTTCCGAGTTGCGTAAACTGCGCACAAAAATCGGGATGATATTCCAAAACTATAACCTGGTTAAGCGTTCCAATGTCCTGAAAAACGTACTTGCCGGACGTCTTGGCCATACAGGAACCCTCCGTTCTATTTTAAATTTATATAAAAAAGAAGATGTTGGACTTGCTTATGAAAGCCTGAAGCGGGTTAACATCGAGGAAAAACTCCATAATCGTGCTGATGAGTTGAGTGGTGGGCAGCAGCAGCGTGTCAGTATTGCCCGTGTTCTTACACAAAAACCGAATTATATACTGGCGGACGAGCCTGTTGCGTCACTCGATCCTCCAACGTCACATCAGGTTATGACCTATTTGAAAAAGATTAACAAAGAGGATAACATCACAACAATCGTAAACCTGCACTTCATCGATATGGCTATGGAGTATGCTGATCGTATTATTGGTATGCGGGCTGGGGAAGTTGTTTTTGATGGACCAGTCTCTGAAGTTACCGAAAAAACGTTTGAGGAAATATATGGCCGTACGATACGTGAGGATGACTTGCGTGGGGGGGCAAACGAATCGTGA
- a CDS encoding rhomboid family intramembrane serine protease, whose protein sequence is MFIRTERSVKEFIQFYPVVAWIIIIHLVLWVITDFLHTPIGTLIDDWGTGNNYHISQGEYWRLFTSIFLHAGLMHALFNSFSLVLFGPALEQMLGKAKFLIAYIGAGLIGNIATYFLTPTIYYAYVGASGAIFGLFGIYVFMVAFRKHLIDQANSQIIMTIFIIGLIMTFIQPGINIYAHVFGFFGGFALAPLVLTNVRPYSPWRNRRYRDDDSIQFNPNRWKKRRIPKKVYSNLLWIILGVLVLLGLVNRLF, encoded by the coding sequence ATGTTTATTCGCACAGAACGCAGTGTAAAAGAATTTATCCAATTTTATCCGGTCGTAGCATGGATCATCATCATCCATCTTGTACTCTGGGTTATTACCGATTTTCTCCATACCCCAATCGGCACACTGATCGATGATTGGGGTACAGGCAATAACTATCATATCAGCCAGGGAGAGTATTGGCGTTTATTCACATCCATCTTTCTGCACGCGGGACTGATGCATGCACTGTTTAATTCATTTTCACTCGTCCTGTTTGGACCCGCACTCGAGCAGATGCTTGGCAAAGCAAAATTTTTGATTGCTTACATTGGAGCAGGACTTATCGGTAATATCGCCACATATTTTCTGACTCCGACTATTTACTATGCTTATGTTGGTGCCTCTGGAGCGATTTTTGGGTTGTTCGGCATTTATGTTTTCATGGTAGCATTCCGCAAGCATTTAATCGACCAGGCCAACTCACAAATCATTATGACTATTTTTATCATCGGCCTAATCATGACATTCATCCAGCCTGGAATTAATATTTATGCACATGTTTTCGGCTTTTTTGGCGGCTTTGCACTGGCTCCGTTAGTATTAACAAATGTCCGGCCATATTCACCATGGCGCAACAGACGATACCGCGATGATGATTCGATCCAGTTTAATCCAAACCGGTGGAAAAAAAGGCGAATACCAAAAAAAGTGTACAGCAATCTGCTATGGATCATACTTGGTGTACTTGTTTTGCTCGGATTGGTGAATAGATTGTTTTGA